Proteins encoded together in one Aminipila butyrica window:
- a CDS encoding MATE family efflux transporter has product MTEENKMGTMPVGRLMMGMAWPAMLSMMIQALYNVIDSIFVAMIDEASLTAVTLVFPIQMLLVSVAVGTGVGVNSLIARRLGAKRFEEANKAASHGFRIAFINWAVFAILGLFLSKMYISAYSDSAYIVENGSLFLMITMVCSLFVFIQVNTEKVLQATGSMLLPMACSLTGAIINIVLDPFLILGFGGFPKLGVPGAAIATSIGQFIAMCMGLYLLFKKKHQVSVQVKGFKFEKDIIKAIYNVGFPAMLMQSIGSVMLFFINGLLAFSATAVAVLGSYFRLQSFIFMPVFGLNQGALPIMGYNYGARNKERLMKTYKFGILVALVIMFVGMVVFLTLPAQLLGLFSASEQMLEIGVPALRIICLCFLPAAFGILTSTIFQATGNGMLSMWQALIRQLIGIVPLAWLMLKIGGLTMVWWAWPMAEVLGLIYSVIFVKRLYKKEIEPLGRQYEE; this is encoded by the coding sequence ATGACAGAAGAAAACAAAATGGGCACGATGCCCGTAGGAAGATTAATGATGGGCATGGCCTGGCCGGCCATGCTATCCATGATGATACAGGCGCTGTACAACGTCATCGACAGCATCTTTGTGGCCATGATTGATGAAGCCTCTTTGACGGCGGTAACCTTAGTCTTTCCCATCCAGATGCTGCTGGTATCGGTGGCGGTGGGTACCGGCGTAGGGGTGAATTCTCTTATAGCCAGAAGACTGGGAGCTAAAAGGTTTGAGGAAGCCAATAAAGCAGCTAGTCACGGATTCCGCATTGCCTTTATCAACTGGGCAGTATTTGCTATACTAGGACTGTTCCTATCGAAGATGTACATATCTGCTTATTCGGATTCCGCATATATCGTGGAAAATGGTTCGCTGTTTCTGATGATTACTATGGTTTGCTCCCTGTTCGTGTTCATACAGGTTAACACGGAAAAGGTGCTTCAAGCTACCGGCAGCATGCTTTTACCGATGGCATGCAGTTTGACCGGTGCCATCATCAACATCGTCCTAGATCCATTTTTAATTTTAGGGTTTGGCGGTTTTCCAAAGCTGGGGGTGCCGGGAGCGGCCATCGCTACCTCCATCGGTCAGTTTATAGCTATGTGCATGGGCTTGTATCTGCTGTTTAAGAAAAAACATCAGGTGAGTGTACAGGTGAAGGGGTTTAAGTTTGAAAAGGATATCATAAAGGCCATCTATAACGTCGGATTTCCAGCCATGCTGATGCAGTCCATCGGGTCGGTGATGTTGTTTTTCATCAATGGATTACTGGCCTTTTCCGCTACAGCAGTGGCGGTGCTGGGCAGCTATTTTCGGTTGCAGTCCTTTATCTTCATGCCAGTATTCGGCTTGAATCAGGGGGCTTTGCCTATCATGGGTTACAATTACGGCGCGCGTAACAAGGAGCGGCTCATGAAGACCTACAAGTTTGGTATTCTGGTAGCGCTGGTCATTATGTTCGTGGGAATGGTGGTGTTTTTGACCCTTCCAGCACAGCTTTTAGGCTTGTTCAGCGCATCGGAGCAGATGCTGGAGATTGGTGTGCCAGCACTTCGAATCATCTGCCTGTGCTTTTTGCCAGCTGCTTTTGGTATTTTAACTTCCACCATCTTTCAAGCTACGGGAAACGGTATGCTGAGCATGTGGCAGGCGCTGATTCGCCAATTAATCGGCATTGTCCCTCTAGCTTGGCTGATGCTGAAAATAGGGGGGCTTACCATGGTATGGTGGGCTTGGCCTATGGCGGAGGTCCTAGGCCTTATCTACTCTGTAATATTTGTAAAGCGGCTGTATAAGAAAGAAATTGAACCATTAGGAAGGCAATATGAAGAGTAA